One Fontisphaera persica DNA window includes the following coding sequences:
- a CDS encoding SDR family NAD(P)-dependent oxidoreductase → MNFLVTGGAGFIGSHVCEALLQRGHAVWALDDLNDFYAPALKQANLRALQALGRDFEFVQGDITDAETLEEVFSFAPFDQVIHLAARAGVRPSLQQPALYLRVNVEGTALLLEAARRHKVRKIIMASSSSVYGINARVPFSESDPIFTPISPYAASKLACEALGHVYHHVYGMDVVMLRFFTVYGPRQRPDLAIHKFARLMRDGQPIPVYGDGSTARDYTYITDTVSGVLACTEKEFGYEIINLGESQTVTLNRLIEVLEQEMGVKAVIDWQPPQAGDVPITYANVEKAQRLLGYAPQVKIEEGIRRFVAWFKTTQG, encoded by the coding sequence ATGAACTTTCTGGTCACCGGCGGCGCGGGTTTTATTGGCTCTCATGTGTGCGAGGCGCTCCTGCAGCGAGGGCATGCCGTATGGGCGCTGGACGACTTGAACGATTTTTACGCGCCCGCCCTGAAGCAGGCCAATTTACGGGCCTTGCAGGCGTTGGGCCGGGACTTTGAGTTTGTGCAGGGGGACATCACCGATGCGGAAACACTGGAGGAGGTATTCAGCTTTGCCCCCTTTGACCAGGTGATTCACCTGGCGGCGCGCGCCGGCGTACGGCCCAGCCTGCAGCAACCCGCCCTGTACCTGCGGGTGAACGTGGAGGGCACGGCCCTGTTGTTGGAAGCGGCGCGGCGGCACAAGGTGCGCAAAATCATCATGGCCTCCTCTTCCTCGGTGTACGGAATCAATGCCCGGGTGCCGTTCAGCGAGAGTGACCCCATCTTTACGCCCATCAGCCCTTACGCCGCCAGCAAGCTGGCGTGCGAAGCCCTGGGGCATGTGTATCATCATGTTTATGGGATGGATGTGGTGATGCTCCGGTTTTTCACGGTGTATGGTCCGCGCCAGCGGCCGGACCTTGCCATTCACAAATTCGCGCGCCTGATGCGGGACGGCCAGCCCATCCCGGTCTATGGGGACGGCTCTACAGCCCGGGATTATACCTACATCACCGACACGGTCTCAGGTGTGCTGGCCTGCACGGAAAAAGAGTTTGGTTACGAAATCATCAACCTGGGCGAATCGCAGACCGTGACCCTCAACCGGCTGATTGAAGTTTTGGAGCAAGAAATGGGGGTGAAGGCGGTCATAGACTGGCAACCGCCGCAGGCCGGAGATGTGCCGATTACCTATGCCAACGTGGAAAAAGCCCAACGCCTTTTGGGTTATGCGCCTCAGGTGAAAATCGAGGAGGGCATTCGCCGGTTTGTGGCGTGGTTTAAGACCACCCAAGGTTAA
- the mutT gene encoding 8-oxo-dGTP diphosphatase MutT, which translates to MPAQRIEVAAGLIFRHGRLLIAQRRRGDHLGGAWEFPGGKREPGESYEACLARELQEELGVQVQVGELVESVDHDYPEKKVHLRFFLCRLLHGEPHPLGCAAVAWVSREELTRYHFPPADARLLAKLQAHSEWWAE; encoded by the coding sequence ATGCCCGCACAGCGCATCGAGGTGGCCGCCGGCCTCATTTTTCGCCACGGCCGGCTCCTGATTGCCCAACGCCGCCGCGGCGACCACCTCGGCGGCGCGTGGGAATTCCCCGGCGGCAAGCGCGAGCCGGGCGAAAGCTATGAGGCCTGCCTCGCCCGCGAATTGCAGGAGGAATTGGGCGTGCAAGTGCAGGTGGGCGAACTGGTCGAAAGCGTGGACCACGATTATCCCGAAAAAAAAGTCCACCTCCGCTTTTTCCTTTGCCGGCTCCTCCACGGTGAACCGCACCCCTTGGGCTGCGCCGCCGTGGCCTGGGTCAGCCGCGAAGAGCTGACCCGCTACCACTTCCCCCCCGCCGACGCCCGGCTTTTGGCCAAGCTACAGGCTCATTCGGAATGGTGGGCGGAATAA
- a CDS encoding PQQ-binding-like beta-propeller repeat protein translates to MKTTTSLLWSIAGCGGLLMAAMVQAQDWPQWRGLNRDARAADFKAPAAWPKELKAAWKVTVGEGVANPSLVGNRLYVIARQEGKEVMRCLDAATGKELWQDSYETQGATGPAAGFSGPRATPAVAEGKVVALGVRGILSCWDANTGKLLWRKEEFTGSLPRFFTSASPLLVDGLCVVQLGGGNQGGVLAYDLGTGQEKWRWTGDGAAYASPVLATVDGVKLVIAQTDTKMVALTLAEGKLVWETPFAVQGRGYNAVTPIVDGATVIFGGSGRGLTAVKLAKEGDKFTATELWKSPDINLQFNTPVLKNGWLYGISARNELFCASAKDGKVAWSVPFAGAAPAEAAPQPAAGGGGGGPGGGRGGRGGGMGGGGYGSVVDGGSVLLALTPAAELVVAEPNAQALKEVARIKLDAAQTYAYPVASGDRLFIKDRDSLALVTIK, encoded by the coding sequence ATGAAAACTACGACCTCGCTCTTATGGAGCATCGCTGGTTGCGGCGGTTTGCTAATGGCCGCCATGGTACAAGCCCAAGATTGGCCTCAATGGCGCGGCCTTAATCGGGACGCAAGGGCTGCAGATTTCAAGGCTCCGGCCGCCTGGCCCAAAGAATTGAAAGCGGCCTGGAAAGTCACCGTCGGTGAAGGAGTGGCCAATCCCTCGCTGGTGGGCAATCGTTTGTATGTTATTGCGCGTCAGGAGGGTAAAGAAGTCATGCGTTGCCTGGACGCGGCCACGGGCAAGGAGCTTTGGCAGGACAGTTACGAGACGCAAGGCGCCACCGGGCCGGCGGCCGGTTTCAGCGGCCCGCGGGCCACTCCGGCCGTGGCGGAGGGCAAGGTGGTGGCGCTGGGGGTGCGTGGGATATTATCCTGCTGGGATGCCAATACCGGCAAGTTGCTGTGGCGCAAGGAGGAATTTACCGGCTCTTTGCCGCGTTTCTTCACCTCGGCTTCCCCGTTGCTCGTGGATGGCTTGTGCGTGGTGCAATTGGGGGGTGGCAATCAGGGTGGGGTGCTGGCCTATGACTTGGGCACGGGGCAGGAGAAATGGCGCTGGACAGGCGACGGCGCGGCGTATGCCTCGCCGGTGTTGGCCACGGTGGACGGCGTCAAGCTGGTCATTGCCCAGACCGATACCAAGATGGTGGCGTTGACGCTGGCGGAGGGCAAGCTGGTGTGGGAGACGCCCTTTGCCGTGCAGGGGCGGGGCTATAATGCGGTCACGCCCATTGTGGATGGCGCCACGGTCATTTTTGGCGGGTCAGGCCGCGGCCTGACCGCGGTCAAATTGGCCAAAGAAGGCGACAAATTCACGGCCACCGAGCTGTGGAAAAGTCCGGACATCAATTTGCAGTTCAACACGCCGGTGCTGAAAAATGGCTGGTTATACGGCATTTCCGCCCGTAATGAACTTTTCTGCGCGAGCGCCAAGGATGGCAAAGTGGCCTGGAGTGTGCCGTTTGCGGGCGCTGCTCCGGCCGAGGCCGCGCCGCAGCCGGCTGCCGGTGGAGGCGGCGGCGGGCCGGGGGGTGGCCGGGGCGGGCGTGGCGGCGGGATGGGCGGTGGCGGGTATGGCTCCGTGGTGGACGGCGGCAGCGTGTTGCTGGCGCTGACGCCTGCGGCGGAATTGGTGGTGGCGGAGCCGAATGCCCAAGCCTTGAAAGAAGTGGCGCGCATCAAATTGGACGCCGCCCAGACCTACGCATATCCGGTGGCCTCGGGAGACCGGTTGTTTATCAAAGACCGGGATTCTCTGGCCTTGGTGACGATTAAATAA
- a CDS encoding flavodoxin family protein, producing the protein MNESTPSRRMNTTLNRRHFIAAAGMAAVAASTSSSKAAEAGAAPLKIIGVACSPRKGMTTAKAVQAALEAARAVDARIQTELLDLGGLNIHGHSPTPINDDFNPLMAKFTDPAFGGLIIGSPSYFRTMSALCKAFIERCYALRDPKNVFANKPVGVVAVAGNRNGGQELIIQQIQAAMISFNMFIVGGNSPAYLGGTLVASKDDISTDEVGLDSARKTGARVAQVVLRLAGLTAG; encoded by the coding sequence ATGAATGAATCCACTCCCTCTCGACGCATGAACACCACCCTGAACCGCCGCCATTTCATCGCCGCTGCCGGAATGGCAGCGGTGGCCGCAAGCACCAGCTCCTCAAAAGCCGCCGAGGCCGGCGCCGCCCCGCTCAAGATTATCGGTGTAGCCTGCAGCCCACGCAAAGGCATGACCACTGCCAAAGCCGTGCAGGCGGCGCTGGAAGCTGCGCGGGCCGTGGACGCCCGCATCCAAACTGAGCTGCTGGATTTGGGCGGGCTGAACATCCATGGGCATTCACCCACGCCCATCAACGACGATTTCAATCCATTGATGGCCAAATTTACCGATCCAGCTTTTGGCGGGTTGATTATTGGCTCCCCCTCTTATTTCCGCACCATGAGTGCATTGTGCAAGGCATTCATCGAGCGCTGCTATGCCCTGCGTGACCCCAAGAATGTGTTTGCCAACAAACCGGTGGGGGTAGTGGCAGTGGCGGGCAATCGCAACGGTGGCCAGGAGCTGATCATTCAACAAATTCAGGCCGCCATGATTAGCTTCAACATGTTCATCGTGGGCGGCAACTCGCCAGCCTACCTGGGCGGCACCCTTGTGGCCAGCAAGGACGACATCAGCACAGACGAAGTGGGATTGGATTCCGCCCGCAAGACGGGCGCGCGGGTGGCGCAAGTGGTCCTGCGGCTGGCCGGCCTGACGGCAGGTTAA
- a CDS encoding UDP-glucose dehydrogenase family protein yields the protein MRLCIIGTGYVGLVTGTCFAEVGHQVVCVDCDAAKIAALQAGQMPIYEPGLEELVQRNKAAGRLDFTTSTKEGVDRADIIFIAVPTPPLPDGSVDLSFMEGVSRDIAAAMTSYKIVVDKSTVPVKTGEKVAETIKRYCKARVEFDVVSNPEFLREGFAVEDFLKPDRIVIGVRSPRPVAAMKELYAPFNAPIIVTDINSAELIKHAANSFLALKISYINAVAAICEASGANVEEVANGIGMDKRIGRAFLNAGIGFGGSCFPKDLSAFIRISEDLGCPFHLLREVQRINAAQMDRFIKKITDTLWVLKGKTLGVLGLAFKQNTDDIRMSPAIELCQRLLKEGARLRVHDPKAMPKARAVLPDVEYVDDMNAVAEGCDALVIATEWEEFKKLDLERARKTLSHPILFDGRNLFDPAEMERLGFIYKSVGR from the coding sequence ATGCGCCTGTGCATTATTGGAACGGGTTACGTAGGTTTGGTGACCGGCACCTGTTTTGCGGAGGTAGGCCATCAGGTGGTTTGCGTGGATTGCGATGCCGCCAAAATTGCCGCCCTCCAGGCAGGACAAATGCCGATTTATGAGCCAGGACTGGAAGAGCTGGTGCAACGCAACAAGGCGGCCGGCCGCCTGGACTTTACCACCTCCACCAAGGAAGGCGTGGACCGCGCCGACATCATCTTCATTGCAGTGCCCACTCCCCCGCTGCCGGATGGCTCGGTGGATTTGAGCTTCATGGAGGGCGTCTCCCGCGACATCGCCGCCGCCATGACCTCCTACAAAATCGTGGTGGACAAAAGCACCGTCCCCGTCAAAACCGGCGAAAAAGTCGCCGAAACCATCAAACGCTATTGCAAGGCCAGGGTGGAGTTTGATGTCGTCAGCAACCCGGAATTCCTGCGCGAAGGGTTTGCCGTCGAGGATTTCCTCAAGCCAGACCGCATCGTCATCGGCGTGCGCTCGCCGCGTCCCGTGGCCGCCATGAAGGAGCTATACGCCCCTTTCAACGCCCCCATCATCGTCACGGACATCAATTCCGCCGAGCTTATCAAACACGCCGCCAATTCCTTCCTCGCGCTCAAGATTTCCTACATCAACGCCGTGGCCGCCATTTGCGAGGCCTCCGGCGCCAACGTGGAGGAAGTTGCCAACGGCATCGGCATGGATAAACGTATCGGCCGGGCCTTCCTCAACGCCGGCATCGGCTTCGGCGGCAGTTGTTTCCCCAAGGACTTGAGCGCCTTCATTCGCATCTCGGAAGATTTGGGCTGCCCTTTCCACCTGCTGCGCGAGGTGCAGCGCATCAACGCCGCCCAAATGGACCGCTTCATTAAAAAAATCACCGACACCCTCTGGGTGCTCAAAGGCAAAACGCTGGGCGTGCTGGGGCTGGCTTTCAAACAAAACACGGATGACATCCGCATGTCCCCCGCCATCGAGCTGTGCCAGCGCCTGCTCAAAGAGGGGGCGCGGTTGCGCGTGCATGACCCCAAGGCCATGCCCAAAGCACGGGCCGTCCTGCCCGACGTGGAATACGTGGACGACATGAACGCCGTCGCCGAGGGCTGCGATGCGCTGGTCATCGCCACCGAATGGGAGGAATTCAAAAAGCTCGACCTCGAGCGCGCCCGCAAAACCCTCAGCCATCCCATACTCTTCGACGGGCGCAACCTCTTTGACCCCGCCGAAATGGAACGCCTCGGCTTCATCTACAAAAGCGTGGGACGATAA